A portion of the Chloroflexota bacterium genome contains these proteins:
- a CDS encoding GyrI-like domain-containing protein, giving the protein MELGFPVSAPLPPKGNIRPGTLPGGKMAAVMHVRPYDQLPHAFHALQAFIEKQGLATTGIWYEMYANDPREVPPEQYQTLALIELK; this is encoded by the coding sequence GTGGAGCTCGGTTTCCCGGTCAGCGCGCCACTGCCGCCGAAAGGCAATATCCGGCCCGGCACGCTGCCCGGCGGTAAGATGGCGGCGGTCATGCATGTGAGGCCGTACGACCAGCTTCCGCATGCGTTCCACGCGCTGCAGGCGTTCATCGAGAAGCAGGGGCTGGCGACCACCGGCATCTGGTACGAGATGTACGCGAACGACCCCCGTGAAGTTCCGCCGGAGCAGTACCAGACGCTGGCGTTGATTGAACTGAAGTAG
- a CDS encoding GyrI-like domain-containing protein: MEYQCEIREMPAQATLCVRVRAKAQDLPQVMGRWFGEIGRYLVELRQPPTGMPYSGYFNMAGQEMDVEIGFPVGKALPGKGDIQPGTLPGGRMAAVMHFGSYDALEAAYNALQAYVQEQGLATTGVWYELYMNDPNQVAPEQIQTLVLMPLK; the protein is encoded by the coding sequence ATGGAATATCAGTGTGAGATCAGAGAGATGCCCGCGCAAGCCACGCTCTGCGTGCGCGTGCGCGCGAAGGCGCAGGATTTGCCACAGGTCATGGGCCGCTGGTTCGGCGAGATCGGTCGGTACCTGGTGGAACTGCGCCAGCCGCCGACCGGTATGCCGTATTCCGGCTATTTCAACATGGCTGGCCAGGAGATGGACGTGGAGATCGGCTTCCCGGTCGGCAAGGCGCTGCCGGGGAAGGGCGATATTCAGCCGGGTACCTTGCCCGGCGGCCGGATGGCGGCCGTCATGCACTTCGGCTCGTACGATGCGCTCGAAGCGGCCTATAACGCGCTGCAAGCGTACGTGCAGGAGCAGGGGCTGGCGACGACCGGGGTCTGGTACGAGCTGTACATGAACGATCCGAACCAGGTCGCGCCGGAGCAGATTCAGACGCTCGTGCTGATGCCGTTGAAGTAG
- a CDS encoding CAP domain-containing protein: MWTQRAAALAVSLAATLLALAVSWAGLSAAAGAAGAPTAPRVPATGLRPSGTLTAVAYLPIIWRSDNVFAVNPQSRQASLDFYNRYYVPAGPPPNWTGTQNPCNPGATDAAFRDAVLLRINYFRAMAGVSATVTFSGTFNQKAQASALMMSANISLSHAPPVWWTCYTAAGAEAAGSSNLALGAYGWDAMSLYMKDPGSGNTAAGHRRWILYPQTREMGTGDIPGGTTANDLWVFDGRYGSPRPATREEYVAWPPPGYVPYTVVYPRWSFAYGGANFSGATVQMTSNGSGVSLAQSAVANGYGENTLVWIPLGLNSSASWTVPLTDTTYVVNVQNVLVNSVSRSFSYSVTVFNPGP; this comes from the coding sequence ATGTGGACTCAACGAGCAGCGGCGCTGGCGGTCAGTCTGGCGGCGACGCTGCTGGCGCTGGCCGTTTCATGGGCGGGCCTGTCGGCGGCGGCGGGTGCGGCCGGCGCGCCGACTGCTCCTCGCGTACCAGCAACTGGCCTGCGCCCGTCCGGCACGCTCACGGCGGTTGCCTACCTGCCGATCATCTGGCGCAGCGACAACGTCTTCGCCGTCAACCCGCAGAGCCGCCAGGCGTCGCTCGACTTCTACAACCGCTACTACGTGCCCGCCGGGCCGCCCCCCAACTGGACGGGCACACAGAACCCGTGCAACCCCGGCGCGACCGATGCCGCGTTTCGCGATGCCGTCCTGCTGCGCATCAACTACTTCCGCGCCATGGCCGGCGTCTCGGCCACGGTGACGTTCTCCGGTACGTTCAACCAGAAGGCCCAGGCGTCCGCGCTGATGATGAGCGCGAACATCTCCCTGAGCCACGCGCCTCCGGTGTGGTGGACCTGCTACACTGCGGCTGGCGCAGAGGCAGCCGGCAGCTCCAACCTCGCGCTCGGCGCGTACGGTTGGGACGCGATGAGCCTGTATATGAAAGATCCCGGCTCCGGCAACACGGCGGCGGGCCACCGCCGCTGGATCCTGTACCCGCAGACACGGGAGATGGGCACGGGCGACATCCCGGGAGGAACGACCGCCAACGATCTGTGGGTGTTCGATGGCCGCTATGGCAGTCCGCGGCCGGCCACCCGCGAAGAGTATGTTGCGTGGCCGCCGCCCGGCTATGTGCCGTACACGGTCGTCTACCCGCGCTGGTCGTTCGCCTATGGCGGCGCGAACTTCAGCGGCGCGACGGTACAGATGACATCGAACGGGTCGGGCGTCTCGCTGGCACAGTCGGCCGTGGCCAACGGCTACGGCGAAAACACGCTCGTCTGGATCCCGCTCGGGCTCAACTCCTCGGCGAGCTGGACCGTGCCGCTGACTGATACGACCTATGTCGTCAACGTGCAAAACGTCCTGGTCAACAGCGTCAGTCGCTCCTTCTCATACAGCGTGACCGTCTTCAACCCCGGGCCGTAG
- a CDS encoding Zn-dependent alcohol dehydrogenase: MKTRAAVLHEVNKPLVIEELDLAEPKEGEVLVRIAAAGVCHSDLHYMKGEWPFPRPAVLGHEGSAVVERPGPGVKSVKPGDHCILVFRPNCGKCYYCTIGRPMLCSGHNTPAGTLYDSTTRLSRNGEPVYHLARVACFSEYAVIPEEQLLPIGADVPLDRAALVGCAVTTGVGAVTNTAKIEAGSTVMVIGCGGVGLSVIQGARLLNAGRIIAVDLFDDKLDFAIEMGATDAINGRTTDVVAKVRELTGVGVDYAFDAFGSAKTVQQAFDAIRIGGTAVEVGMARDGDMALIDARMLATQEKTLKGSFYGSSRPRVDMPRLLDLYKQGRLKLDEMVARTYRLDQINEAYAALQGGAVARGVITFGV, translated from the coding sequence ATGAAGACACGAGCCGCCGTCCTGCATGAAGTGAACAAGCCGTTGGTCATCGAGGAGCTCGATCTCGCCGAGCCGAAAGAAGGCGAAGTGCTGGTGCGGATCGCCGCCGCGGGCGTCTGCCACTCCGATCTGCACTACATGAAGGGCGAATGGCCGTTCCCCCGGCCGGCGGTGCTCGGCCATGAAGGCTCGGCCGTCGTCGAGCGCCCAGGCCCCGGCGTCAAATCAGTCAAGCCGGGCGACCACTGCATCCTCGTCTTCCGGCCCAACTGCGGCAAGTGCTACTATTGCACGATCGGCCGCCCGATGCTCTGCTCCGGCCACAACACGCCGGCCGGCACGCTGTACGACAGCACCACGCGCCTGAGCCGCAACGGCGAGCCGGTCTATCACCTGGCGCGCGTCGCCTGCTTCTCCGAGTACGCTGTGATTCCCGAGGAACAGTTGCTGCCGATCGGCGCCGATGTGCCGCTCGACCGCGCCGCGCTCGTCGGCTGCGCGGTGACGACCGGCGTCGGCGCGGTGACCAACACGGCGAAGATCGAGGCGGGCAGCACCGTCATGGTCATCGGCTGCGGCGGCGTCGGGCTGAGCGTGATCCAGGGCGCGCGCCTGCTGAACGCCGGGCGCATCATCGCCGTCGATCTGTTCGACGACAAGCTCGACTTCGCCATCGAGATGGGCGCGACCGATGCGATCAACGGGCGTACCACCGACGTGGTGGCCAAGGTGCGCGAGTTGACCGGCGTCGGCGTGGACTACGCCTTCGACGCGTTCGGCAGCGCCAAGACGGTGCAGCAGGCGTTTGATGCGATTCGGATCGGCGGCACGGCGGTCGAGGTCGGCATGGCGCGCGACGGCGACATGGCGCTGATCGACGCGCGCATGCTGGCGACGCAGGAAAAGACGCTCAAAGGCTCGTTCTACGGCTCTTCGCGGCCGCGCGTGGACATGCCGCGTTTGCTCGACCTCTACAAGCAGGGGCGGCTCAAGCTCGACGAGATGGTGGCGCGCACCTACCGGCTCGACCAGATCAACGAAGCGTATGCGGCGCTGCAGGGCGGCGCGGTGGCGCGCGGGGTGATTACGTTCGGGGTGTAG
- a CDS encoding NUDIX domain-containing protein, whose protein sequence is MPRDLSKHWDVGVTGAVVHDGRVLYVQRNYEPNKGTWTLPGGYAEHNETLDEAIRREIREETGVEVAVRDVIGVRTRHDKFGAVLVIFRAALASGTPLADGHEIANARFMTADEISALEPVFALSRELGLRALRDDAHGLTETAVPPSSNERWKAFMI, encoded by the coding sequence ATGCCTCGCGATCTGAGCAAACACTGGGATGTCGGCGTGACCGGCGCGGTCGTGCACGACGGCCGGGTGCTGTACGTCCAGCGCAACTACGAGCCGAACAAGGGCACCTGGACGCTGCCCGGCGGCTACGCCGAGCACAACGAAACGCTCGACGAGGCGATCCGCCGCGAGATCCGCGAGGAGACCGGCGTCGAGGTCGCGGTGCGCGACGTGATCGGCGTGCGCACACGTCACGACAAGTTCGGCGCGGTGCTCGTCATCTTTCGCGCCGCGCTCGCCTCCGGCACGCCGCTGGCCGACGGCCACGAGATCGCCAACGCGCGCTTCATGACCGCCGACGAGATCAGCGCGCTGGAGCCGGTGTTCGCTCTCTCGCGCGAACTTGGCCTGCGCGCCCTGCGCGACGATGCGCACGGCCTGACCGAGACCGCCGTCCCGCCGTCCAGCAATGAACGCTGGAAGGCGTTCATGATCTAA
- a CDS encoding tetratricopeptide repeat protein: MSNLPANPNHARAIEAYRAARYDEALRLLNTARAEAQASGDSAAEARALNDLGVVNQHMGKRDEARVQFEAAIALFAQAGNEHARAQALGNTGTLLGEMRNPRDAAARLEQAQEIFTRLGDKQNAALTLKWLSRMYMQNWNFVEAIFAYERALARLEPLPPGQALLRRFLQIPIRILQR, translated from the coding sequence ATGAGCAATCTGCCTGCCAACCCCAATCACGCGCGCGCCATCGAGGCGTATCGCGCGGCACGCTACGACGAGGCGCTGCGCCTGCTGAACACCGCGCGCGCCGAGGCGCAAGCGTCCGGCGACAGCGCGGCGGAAGCACGGGCGCTCAACGACTTGGGCGTCGTCAATCAGCACATGGGGAAGCGTGACGAAGCACGCGTGCAGTTCGAAGCGGCGATCGCGCTCTTCGCGCAGGCAGGCAACGAGCATGCGCGCGCGCAGGCGCTGGGGAACACCGGCACCCTGCTCGGTGAGATGCGCAACCCGCGCGATGCGGCGGCGCGGTTGGAGCAGGCACAGGAGATCTTCACGCGGCTTGGCGACAAGCAGAACGCCGCGCTGACACTCAAGTGGCTGAGCCGGATGTACATGCAGAACTGGAACTTCGTGGAAGCGATCTTTGCGTACGAGCGCGCGCTGGCGCGGCTCGAACCGCTGCCGCCCGGCCAGGCACTGCTGCGCCGCTTCCTGCAAATCCCGATACGCATCCTGCAGCGATAA
- a CDS encoding site-2 protease family protein: MNPMAPAQPVDELRRAIADVFDVFSVTEAKEPRGAVVFRGRLTVDSDRAFNTIRPRFEQIGYTPLIEPWQDGQSVMALPGVVVVKPSNPMINLVLFLLTIVTTFLTGALYSANLDALLAGQFATSGFSFFDGFTFAASIILILGAHELGHYFVARYYGAPVTLPYFIPMPPLISPIGTMGAVIRLKAPFVNRKSLFDVGIAGPLAGLVFAVPVLLIGLAMSHVGTCPGTCLQEGNSLFYLAAKYAVFGKFLPHDGLDVQLSPVAWAGWVGLFVTVLNLLPAGQLDGGHIVFAILGRRAKYVGYAVIGIMLVLALPALPEFFDRPAFRVDLSFIGSLLGMPGLYYPGWSGWLVWVALIWFTGVKHPIPLNDVSELGMPRKLLGVLAIVIFILLFTLLPFSISQ; encoded by the coding sequence ATGAACCCAATGGCGCCGGCCCAGCCGGTTGATGAATTGCGGCGCGCGATCGCCGACGTTTTCGATGTATTTTCCGTCACCGAGGCCAAAGAGCCGCGCGGCGCGGTCGTCTTCCGCGGTCGGTTGACGGTCGACTCGGACCGGGCGTTCAACACTATTCGCCCGCGCTTCGAGCAGATCGGCTACACCCCGCTCATCGAACCGTGGCAGGACGGGCAGTCGGTCATGGCGCTACCCGGCGTGGTCGTCGTCAAGCCGTCGAACCCGATGATCAACCTCGTGCTGTTCCTGCTGACGATCGTCACGACGTTCCTGACCGGCGCGCTGTACAGCGCGAACCTCGACGCGCTGCTGGCCGGGCAGTTCGCCACCAGCGGCTTCAGCTTCTTCGACGGCTTCACATTCGCCGCGAGCATCATCCTGATTCTCGGCGCTCACGAGCTGGGCCACTACTTTGTGGCGCGCTATTATGGCGCACCAGTGACCCTGCCGTACTTTATTCCGATGCCGCCGCTCATCAGCCCGATCGGCACGATGGGCGCCGTCATCCGGCTCAAGGCGCCGTTCGTCAACCGCAAGTCACTGTTCGATGTCGGCATTGCCGGACCGCTGGCCGGGCTGGTGTTTGCGGTGCCGGTGCTGCTCATCGGCCTGGCCATGTCGCACGTCGGCACCTGCCCCGGCACCTGCCTGCAGGAAGGCAACTCGCTGTTCTACCTTGCGGCAAAGTACGCGGTGTTTGGCAAGTTCCTGCCGCACGACGGGCTGGACGTGCAGCTGTCACCGGTGGCGTGGGCCGGTTGGGTCGGGCTGTTCGTCACGGTGCTGAACCTGCTGCCAGCCGGCCAGTTGGACGGCGGGCATATTGTTTTTGCCATTCTGGGACGACGCGCGAAGTACGTCGGCTACGCCGTGATCGGCATCATGCTCGTTTTGGCCCTACCCGCCTTGCCAGAGTTTTTTGACAGGCCGGCCTTTCGCGTCGATCTCTCATTCATCGGATCGCTCCTTGGGATGCCGGGACTGTACTATCCGGGATGGTCGGGCTGGCTTGTGTGGGTCGCCCTGATCTGGTTCACTGGCGTCAAACACCCGATACCGCTCAACGACGTGTCCGAACTGGGCATGCCGCGCAAACTGCTCGGCGTGCTGGCCATCGTGATCTTCATTCTGTTGTTCACACTGCTGCCATTTTCGATTTCGCAGTGA
- the ligA gene encoding NAD-dependent DNA ligase LigA, with translation MPSRDFAARAAELRVAINYHNHRYHVLDAPEVSDAAFDALVNELKSLEAAHPELATPDSPTQRVGGTRRADFGSVRHPAPMLSLDNAFSADDVRAWYERVRKALAADARVQIVAEPKIDGLTVVLHYENGALTLGATRGDGVEGEDVTANLRTVRTIPLQVPVVGPARKGRAKRAEHERAAPEHLVVRGEVYFPIDEFARMNLEVVAAGGKAYANPRNTAAGAVRQLDSKITATRPLRLFAYNIVELRGANVASQWEALNYLRALGFPVNADSKLCADVEEAIAYAERWLKARDTLNYEADGVVLKVNDFAQQAELGTVGKAPRWAVAFKQASQEAVTRLLEIKVNVGRTGVITPYAVLEPVRVGGVTIVNATLHNEDYIRANDIRIGDRVKVKRAGEVIPQITGPVLELRSGDETPFAFPTVCPSCAEALERAEGEAAWYCVNPLCPAQLVRQVEHFASRGAMDIEGLGEKLSVVFVEHGFLKDVADIYTLHKHSDELLEMEGFAEKRVENLMAAIEASKGRSLARLIYALGIRHVGGTIAELLAAHFDSLDALSKAKHEQLDEIRGLGDEIVTSIVDYFQHPAARKLIKKLAKAGVNPQAAPRAAAASGAFSGKTFVITGTLPSMSREDAGGFIKSHGGKVTDSVSKKTDYLVVGEAAGSKLDKARTLGVPTLSEDELRKLAD, from the coding sequence ATGCCATCCCGTGACTTTGCCGCGCGCGCTGCTGAATTGCGCGTTGCCATCAACTATCACAACCACCGCTACCATGTGCTCGATGCGCCGGAAGTGTCCGACGCGGCGTTCGACGCGCTGGTCAACGAACTCAAGTCGCTCGAAGCGGCGCACCCGGAACTGGCGACGCCCGACTCGCCGACCCAGCGGGTGGGCGGCACGCGCCGCGCCGACTTTGGCTCCGTGCGCCATCCGGCCCCGATGCTCTCGCTCGACAACGCCTTCAGCGCCGACGACGTGCGCGCCTGGTATGAGCGCGTGCGCAAAGCGCTGGCCGCCGATGCTCGCGTGCAGATCGTCGCCGAGCCGAAGATCGACGGGCTGACGGTCGTCCTGCACTACGAGAACGGCGCGCTCACGCTCGGCGCAACGCGTGGCGACGGCGTCGAGGGCGAGGACGTGACCGCCAACCTGCGGACGGTGCGGACGATTCCCTTGCAGGTGCCGGTGGTCGGCCCGGCGCGCAAGGGGAGAGCCAAGCGCGCCGAGCACGAACGAGCCGCGCCGGAGCATCTGGTCGTGCGCGGTGAGGTCTACTTTCCGATCGATGAGTTCGCGCGCATGAATCTGGAAGTCGTCGCGGCAGGCGGCAAAGCATACGCCAATCCGCGCAACACGGCGGCCGGCGCGGTGCGTCAGCTCGACTCGAAGATCACGGCCACGCGGCCGCTGCGCCTGTTCGCCTACAACATCGTCGAGCTGCGCGGCGCGAACGTGGCGTCACAGTGGGAGGCACTGAACTATCTGCGCGCGCTCGGCTTCCCGGTCAACGCCGACTCCAAACTGTGCGCGGACGTGGAGGAAGCGATTGCGTACGCCGAGCGCTGGCTGAAGGCGCGCGACACGCTGAACTACGAAGCCGACGGCGTGGTGCTGAAGGTCAACGACTTCGCGCAGCAGGCCGAACTCGGCACCGTCGGCAAGGCGCCACGCTGGGCGGTCGCCTTCAAGCAGGCGTCGCAGGAGGCGGTCACGCGCCTGCTGGAGATCAAGGTCAATGTCGGCCGCACCGGCGTCATCACGCCGTACGCGGTGCTCGAACCGGTGCGCGTCGGCGGCGTGACGATCGTCAATGCCACGCTGCACAACGAAGACTACATCCGCGCCAACGACATTCGCATCGGCGATCGGGTGAAGGTCAAGCGCGCCGGCGAGGTGATCCCGCAGATCACCGGCCCGGTGTTGGAACTACGCAGCGGCGACGAGACGCCGTTCGCGTTCCCCACCGTGTGCCCGTCATGTGCGGAGGCGCTGGAGCGCGCCGAAGGCGAGGCGGCCTGGTACTGCGTGAACCCGCTCTGCCCGGCGCAGTTGGTGCGGCAGGTGGAGCATTTCGCCTCGCGCGGCGCGATGGATATCGAGGGACTGGGCGAGAAGCTGTCGGTCGTCTTCGTCGAGCACGGCTTCCTGAAGGACGTAGCCGACATCTACACGCTGCACAAGCACAGCGACGAACTGCTGGAGATGGAAGGCTTCGCCGAGAAGCGCGTCGAGAACCTGATGGCGGCGATCGAGGCGAGCAAGGGGCGTTCGTTGGCGCGGCTGATCTACGCGCTCGGTATTCGGCACGTCGGCGGCACCATCGCGGAACTGCTGGCGGCGCACTTCGATTCGTTGGATGCGCTCTCGAAGGCGAAGCACGAGCAACTGGACGAGATACGCGGCCTCGGCGACGAGATCGTGACGAGCATCGTGGACTACTTCCAGCATCCGGCGGCAAGGAAGCTGATCAAAAAACTGGCGAAGGCAGGGGTCAACCCCCAGGCCGCGCCGCGCGCGGCCGCCGCCTCCGGCGCGTTCTCCGGCAAGACGTTCGTCATCACCGGCACGCTGCCGAGCATGAGCCGCGAGGACGCGGGCGGGTTCATCAAGTCCCATGGCGGCAAGGTGACCGACTCGGTCAGCAAGAAGACCGACTACCTTGTCGTCGGCGAGGCGGCGGGCAGCAAGCTCGACAAGGCGCGCACGCTCGGCGTGCCGACGCTGAGCGAGGACGAATTGCGAAAGCTGGCGGACTGA
- a CDS encoding NYN domain-containing protein, with amino-acid sequence MLLIDGHNLIGKLSNISLGEKDDEAKLVRMLENYRAMNPHERIAVVFDPARDGNGGWHDMHAHDGNIIVRFAKRGEAADDMIARIVKDARSPRSFTVISSDNAVQRAVRRHGAKTMLSEEFAEWLAAGGKPRVQKPVAPPPPPEKPEQPAAGDVTYWLRFFKEPPPHPPAPPKPPTGKARPATTAGATAKGGKSAGDDDIDEWLKLFNAPRDDAEPPKRVQPAESPARPTVRPKQDEEVDSIDYWLRVMNRKRDDSDS; translated from the coding sequence ATGCTCCTCATCGACGGCCACAACCTGATCGGCAAGCTCTCCAACATCTCGCTCGGCGAGAAGGACGACGAAGCGAAGCTCGTGCGCATGCTGGAGAACTACCGGGCGATGAACCCGCACGAGCGGATCGCCGTGGTCTTCGACCCGGCGCGCGACGGGAACGGCGGCTGGCACGACATGCACGCGCACGACGGCAATATCATCGTGCGTTTCGCGAAGCGCGGCGAGGCGGCCGACGACATGATCGCGCGGATCGTGAAGGACGCCAGGAGCCCGCGCAGCTTCACGGTCATCAGCAGCGACAACGCCGTGCAGCGCGCCGTGCGTCGTCATGGTGCGAAGACGATGCTGTCTGAGGAGTTCGCCGAGTGGCTGGCGGCAGGCGGCAAGCCGCGCGTGCAGAAGCCGGTCGCTCCGCCTCCGCCGCCCGAGAAGCCGGAGCAGCCCGCCGCAGGTGACGTGACGTACTGGCTGCGCTTCTTCAAGGAGCCGCCGCCGCACCCGCCCGCGCCGCCCAAACCGCCGACGGGCAAGGCGCGCCCGGCAACGACCGCCGGCGCGACGGCCAAAGGCGGCAAGTCCGCCGGCGACGACGACATCGACGAGTGGCTGAAGCTGTTCAACGCGCCGCGTGACGACGCGGAGCCGCCCAAGCGCGTGCAGCCAGCCGAGTCGCCGGCCCGCCCAACCGTGCGCCCGAAGCAGGACGAGGAAGTGGACAGCATCGACTACTGGCTGCGCGTGATGAACCGCAAGCGGGACGACAGCGATTCATAG